In Oscillatoria sp. FACHB-1407, a single window of DNA contains:
- a CDS encoding F510_1955 family glycosylhydrolase, with product MHESKSYVSNSLKLAIGVVGAIMVVSCSTSPLPNQTTTSPQPSVLDASPTPSSEPIAIALTPASPNWRTTTHIHGIGVSAENPNILYVATHQGLLQRSETGQWAWVGQGQDDLMGFMVDPANPNRFYSSGHPPNGGNLGFRASDDKGQHWEQISMPGMDFHTMAIAPSNPAILYGWAGNFFASRDGGQTWTQPDMTGLSAHPFGLAVAPDDPQHVFATTSEGLYESQDGGNTWAVVDGSQNALLVGLIFTQEDSTTTLHGYRLLATAPGIYQSSDWGKTWEAVETQIDETIVYLTVAPSDSQILYAASEHNTLLKSEDGGKTWEELF from the coding sequence ATGCATGAATCTAAATCCTATGTCAGCAACAGCCTCAAGCTGGCAATTGGTGTAGTGGGAGCGATCATGGTTGTCAGTTGTTCCACATCACCACTCCCCAATCAAACCACTACGAGTCCCCAACCCTCAGTCCTCGACGCTTCACCGACACCCTCCAGCGAACCGATCGCGATCGCTCTCACCCCCGCATCACCCAATTGGCGAACCACTACCCACATTCATGGCATTGGTGTCAGTGCAGAAAATCCCAATATTCTCTATGTGGCGACCCATCAAGGTTTGCTGCAACGCTCAGAAACCGGGCAATGGGCATGGGTCGGGCAAGGACAGGATGACTTGATGGGCTTTATGGTTGACCCGGCAAACCCCAACCGCTTTTACTCCAGTGGGCACCCACCCAACGGGGGTAACCTGGGATTTCGTGCCAGTGACGACAAAGGACAACACTGGGAACAGATCTCCATGCCGGGAATGGATTTTCATACGATGGCGATCGCTCCCAGCAATCCTGCCATCCTCTACGGTTGGGCGGGCAATTTCTTTGCCTCAAGGGATGGTGGGCAAACCTGGACACAACCCGACATGACCGGACTCAGTGCCCACCCGTTCGGTTTAGCGGTTGCCCCCGATGATCCCCAACATGTCTTTGCGACTACTTCAGAAGGTCTATACGAGAGTCAGGATGGCGGTAACACCTGGGCTGTGGTTGACGGTTCTCAGAATGCTCTGCTGGTGGGGTTAATCTTCACCCAGGAAGACAGCACAACAACCCTGCATGGCTATCGCTTACTCGCCACCGCACCGGGCATCTACCAAAGTTCTGACTGGGGCAAGACCTGGGAGGCAGTAGAAACTCAGATTGACGAAACGATTGTTTACCTGACCGTTGCTCCCAGCGATTCTCAAATTCTCTATGCTGCCAGTGAGCACAACACCCTCCTTAAATCAGAGGATGGCGGTAAAACCTGGGAGGAATTGTTTTAA
- a CDS encoding YwiC-like family protein, giving the protein MTSPPLNSTATEPSPRQSNAPVWYRPTVSPEHGVYIMLLVSFLIGAAAAFHWTWATTLALMTAFCGFQAEHPLVVQIKQRRSLKPRLLVWGGLYSVVAIALALYLYWLQGNLQTPLLWIYLGAIAAFGIDAVSVFYREQKSVLNELITFFAVCLSTPLAYVVTTGTLATPVLGLWLLNGLFFSSAIFTVKFRKNKQHPLTPSLLYHAIASVVVAGLWAIGWLSPLTALAFSVALLKLGIILWQKEWYCTTKIQFVAMLETGTALLFLAIAALSLLPAHLPG; this is encoded by the coding sequence ATGACTTCACCGCCGCTCAACTCAACTGCAACCGAGCCATCTCCGCGTCAGTCTAACGCGCCAGTGTGGTATCGTCCGACCGTATCTCCAGAGCATGGGGTGTACATCATGCTGCTGGTGTCCTTTTTGATCGGAGCCGCTGCTGCATTCCATTGGACATGGGCAACAACACTGGCTCTCATGACAGCTTTCTGTGGTTTTCAAGCAGAACATCCACTGGTGGTGCAGATCAAGCAACGGCGGAGTTTGAAACCGCGATTGTTGGTCTGGGGTGGATTGTATTCCGTCGTGGCGATCGCCCTTGCGCTTTACCTCTACTGGCTTCAGGGGAATCTGCAAACTCCTTTATTGTGGATCTATTTGGGAGCGATCGCTGCCTTTGGGATTGATGCTGTTTCTGTCTTTTATCGCGAACAAAAATCGGTTCTGAATGAGTTGATCACCTTCTTTGCCGTGTGTTTATCAACTCCACTGGCGTATGTTGTGACCACAGGGACTCTTGCAACTCCAGTGTTGGGGTTGTGGTTGTTGAACGGTTTATTTTTCTCCAGTGCTATCTTTACTGTCAAGTTTCGCAAAAATAAACAGCACCCTCTTACTCCCAGTCTGCTCTACCATGCGATCGCTTCTGTAGTAGTTGCAGGACTGTGGGCGATCGGTTGGTTATCTCCTCTAACGGCACTGGCGTTTAGCGTTGCGCTGCTCAAGCTGGGCATTATTCTTTGGCAAAAAGAGTGGTATTGCACGACCAAAATCCAGTTTGTTGCCATGTTGGAGACTGGAACGGCTCTGTTATTTCTGGCGATCGCGGCTTTATCTCTCTTACCAGCACATCTACCAGGCTAG
- a CDS encoding DUF5691 domain-containing protein — protein sequence MGLDDPWQQVVSAALLGTERQPFTVPMVSGKVGQLLTQVSHLSPEAALLTTAAILSLHRQAGWLPRTYPVVAQKPYQDDDLPRCSPRAACLLQQMLQGQYTQVLPEWLAIASKQRQRVPELYLPELLDAGRQQRDLRAAILLVLGQRGRWLAAQNPDWSYAVEVATEEDWETGSTAARLLYLQDLRSHQPDRARELLQGTWSQESAGDRAKFLEILRIELSMADEPFLEEKLGDRSKEVRRVAADLLANLPDSRLCQRMTERINALIPAKAHQDGIQIELPASCDTEMLRDGVGQSTPNRNLGEKANWLLQMIAGVPLRFWQQTFCQTPTELVKAAALSEWKTVLLDGWAQAARRHGDRDWAAAILNYSGKSARGQVCVEVLSEEQLEAVVIHELQSDPGQLNQLLWILQRHQNPWSVELAREVMHGLSNLVPETTVLWQLRSALEEFALRIPPELITEATDLRTTFEDNTILNSAIHHFLALLQFRYDMRQAFEQPSSVGHSIPQGAH from the coding sequence ATGGGCTTGGATGATCCCTGGCAGCAGGTGGTATCCGCTGCGCTGTTGGGTACTGAACGGCAACCTTTTACCGTTCCGATGGTATCTGGCAAGGTCGGGCAGCTATTGACGCAAGTGAGTCACCTGTCCCCCGAAGCGGCTCTGTTAACGACTGCGGCGATTCTCTCGCTACACCGACAGGCAGGCTGGCTGCCCAGAACCTATCCTGTTGTGGCTCAAAAACCCTACCAGGATGACGATCTGCCCCGTTGTAGCCCCCGTGCGGCTTGTCTACTACAGCAGATGCTTCAGGGGCAATATACCCAGGTGTTGCCAGAGTGGTTGGCGATCGCCTCCAAACAACGCCAGCGAGTCCCTGAACTGTATCTGCCGGAATTACTGGACGCAGGAAGACAACAGCGAGATTTACGGGCTGCAATTCTGCTTGTGTTAGGACAGCGAGGACGCTGGCTTGCTGCTCAAAACCCCGATTGGAGCTATGCAGTAGAGGTAGCCACAGAGGAGGACTGGGAGACGGGCAGTACAGCCGCCCGACTGCTGTATTTACAAGATTTACGCTCACATCAGCCCGATCGCGCCAGAGAGCTACTGCAAGGCACCTGGAGCCAGGAGTCAGCGGGCGATCGCGCTAAGTTTCTTGAAATCCTCCGAATTGAGTTGAGCATGGCAGATGAACCGTTCCTGGAGGAAAAATTGGGCGATCGCAGTAAAGAGGTGCGTCGGGTTGCAGCCGACCTACTGGCTAACCTCCCAGACTCGCGATTGTGTCAACGCATGACTGAACGGATCAACGCTTTGATCCCTGCAAAGGCACACCAGGATGGGATTCAAATCGAACTGCCAGCAAGTTGTGATACCGAGATGTTACGAGATGGCGTTGGACAATCAACCCCTAACCGAAATTTAGGAGAAAAAGCAAACTGGTTGTTGCAAATGATCGCAGGTGTTCCGTTGAGGTTTTGGCAACAAACGTTTTGTCAAACCCCGACTGAGCTAGTTAAAGCAGCGGCACTGAGTGAATGGAAAACCGTTTTATTAGATGGATGGGCACAAGCGGCAAGACGGCATGGCGATCGGGATTGGGCAGCCGCAATCCTCAATTACTCCGGCAAAAGCGCACGCGGTCAAGTCTGTGTCGAAGTCTTATCAGAAGAACAACTGGAAGCAGTTGTGATTCACGAATTACAGTCTGATCCCGGTCAACTTAATCAGCTTCTCTGGATACTGCAACGCCACCAAAACCCCTGGAGTGTAGAGTTGGCGCGTGAAGTGATGCATGGTTTATCCAATCTTGTTCCTGAGACAACTGTTCTCTGGCAATTGCGCTCCGCACTGGAAGAGTTTGCTTTACGAATTCCACCTGAACTGATTACGGAGGCAACGGACCTCAGAACAACATTTGAAGATAACACCATCTTGAATAGTGCAATACATCATTTTTTGGCATTACTGCAATTTCGATACGACATGCGGCAAGCATTTGAGCAACCGTCCTCGGTGGGGCACAGCATTCCGCAGGGTGCCCATTAG
- a CDS encoding SWIM zinc finger family protein — protein sequence MPSQWTSEQVLALAPDAASAKNGRGLATLRKWSSLGCSSSVVWGECQGSGNDPYRTQIDVSEPAFRCSCPSRKFPCKHGLGLFLLLAEQANEFAETEPPAWVAEWVLSRSQRAEKQAAKQAKQQEQVADPTAQAKRAAARQHKVSLGIQDLRLWLEDRVRQGLATVQQEAYQVWDTVAARMVDAQAPGLARQLREMAGLANLSAGGHARLLERLGQLYLITEGFQHIDSLPLEVQADLRTQIGWTVSQDEVFNRKPHSDLWLVVGQRTEVEDRLRIRRTWLLGIGTATFALLLDFAHGQQPFEHSFLSGTCLEAELVFYPSAYPLRALIKTRQEAVLLSKQPPGKTTIAEAIATYSHAFAVCPWLEQFPLLLQAVVPFREGDHWLIQDAQGAVLPLSNRLEPRQAWQLLALSGGTPLTIFGEWNGDDLLPLNVWMEESLYGLG from the coding sequence ATGCCCTCCCAATGGACATCTGAACAAGTGTTGGCACTCGCACCAGATGCAGCTTCCGCTAAAAATGGACGAGGATTGGCGACACTGAGGAAATGGTCGTCTCTGGGGTGTTCCTCAAGCGTGGTGTGGGGGGAGTGTCAGGGCAGTGGCAACGATCCCTACCGGACGCAGATTGATGTCAGTGAACCTGCGTTTCGCTGTAGTTGTCCGAGTCGAAAGTTTCCCTGTAAGCATGGTTTGGGACTCTTCTTGCTACTGGCAGAACAAGCCAATGAATTTGCAGAAACAGAGCCTCCTGCATGGGTTGCAGAATGGGTCTTGAGCCGTTCTCAACGGGCTGAAAAACAAGCCGCAAAGCAAGCCAAGCAACAGGAGCAGGTTGCCGATCCGACAGCACAGGCAAAACGGGCTGCTGCCCGACAGCATAAGGTGAGCTTGGGCATTCAGGACTTGCGCCTCTGGTTAGAAGATCGCGTTCGGCAAGGGCTAGCGACGGTGCAACAAGAGGCTTATCAGGTTTGGGATACCGTTGCAGCACGCATGGTAGATGCTCAGGCTCCGGGGCTTGCTCGTCAATTGCGGGAGATGGCGGGTCTTGCCAATCTTAGTGCTGGAGGTCATGCTCGGTTGTTGGAGCGGTTAGGACAGCTTTATCTGATTACAGAAGGGTTTCAGCACATCGACAGCCTGCCACTAGAGGTGCAAGCGGACCTGCGGACGCAAATTGGTTGGACGGTGAGTCAAGATGAGGTGTTCAACCGTAAACCCCACTCCGATCTCTGGCTCGTGGTCGGACAGCGTACTGAGGTCGAAGATCGTTTGAGGATTCGTCGGACATGGCTATTGGGCATCGGTACGGCTACCTTTGCCCTCCTGCTCGATTTCGCCCATGGACAGCAACCGTTTGAACACAGCTTTTTGTCAGGCACCTGTCTGGAAGCAGAGCTTGTTTTTTATCCCAGTGCTTACCCTCTACGTGCCCTGATCAAAACTCGGCAGGAAGCGGTGTTGCTGTCAAAGCAACCGCCCGGAAAGACGACAATTGCAGAGGCGATCGCCACCTATAGCCATGCCTTTGCGGTTTGTCCCTGGTTGGAACAGTTTCCCCTGTTGTTGCAAGCCGTTGTGCCGTTCCGGGAGGGTGATCACTGGCTGATTCAGGATGCTCAGGGAGCCGTGTTGCCGCTCTCCAATCGGTTAGAGCCGAGACAGGCGTGGCAACTGTTGGCATTGAGTGGAGGCACACCGTTAACCATTTTTGGGGAATGGAATGGAGACGATCTGTTGCCGTTAAACGTTTGGATGGAGGAGTCACTGTATGGGCTTGGATGA
- a CDS encoding ATP-binding protein has protein sequence MATPKANAQTAHSQTTPNSQPPTPPSSLLREHAEQQFAHELDELAQADTRQRPPNWKLSPWAVSIYLLGGTLDNGFEVSPKYIGNRRLMEVAIATLATDRALLLYGVPGTAKSWVSEHLTAAISGDSTLLIQGTAGTSEEAIRYGWNYARLLAEGPSMEALVASPMMRAMADGKIARVEELTRIPSDVQDTLITVLSEKVLPIPELNAEVQATKGFNVIATANNRDRGVNELSSALKRRFNTVILPVPDTIESEVAIVHQRVTSLGRALELPAEVPALEEIQRVVTIFRELRNGVTIDGKTKLKSPTGTLSTAEAISVVNSGMALSAHFGDGALKANDLISGLVGAVVKDPIQDQVVWKEYLETVVKERDGWKDLYRASREMI, from the coding sequence ATGGCAACCCCAAAAGCGAACGCTCAGACCGCTCACTCTCAGACAACTCCCAACTCCCAACCGCCAACTCCTCCCTCCTCTCTTTTGCGCGAGCACGCTGAACAACAATTTGCTCACGAATTAGATGAATTGGCTCAAGCTGATACTCGGCAACGTCCGCCCAACTGGAAGCTATCCCCCTGGGCGGTGTCAATTTATTTGCTGGGTGGAACGCTGGACAACGGATTTGAAGTGTCTCCCAAATACATCGGCAATCGACGCTTGATGGAGGTGGCGATCGCTACCCTTGCTACCGATCGCGCTCTGTTGCTCTATGGCGTTCCGGGAACGGCTAAATCCTGGGTATCTGAACATCTGACAGCGGCCATTTCTGGTGACTCTACCCTGCTGATTCAAGGCACCGCAGGCACGAGCGAAGAGGCGATTCGCTATGGATGGAATTACGCTCGCTTGCTGGCGGAAGGTCCGTCGATGGAGGCATTGGTGGCGAGTCCGATGATGCGGGCGATGGCAGACGGCAAAATTGCCCGTGTGGAAGAACTGACGCGCATTCCCTCCGATGTGCAGGATACGCTGATTACTGTCTTGTCTGAAAAGGTGTTGCCTATTCCTGAACTGAATGCCGAAGTTCAGGCGACGAAGGGCTTTAATGTGATCGCTACGGCTAACAATCGCGATCGCGGGGTTAATGAACTCTCCAGCGCATTAAAACGCCGCTTTAATACAGTGATTTTGCCCGTACCCGACACAATCGAATCAGAGGTGGCGATCGTCCATCAGCGGGTAACAAGCCTGGGACGTGCTTTAGAACTGCCTGCGGAAGTGCCCGCATTGGAGGAAATTCAACGAGTGGTCACCATCTTTCGAGAACTGCGCAATGGAGTCACAATCGACGGCAAAACAAAACTGAAGTCGCCAACGGGCACCCTCAGCACCGCAGAAGCCATTTCCGTGGTGAATAGTGGCATGGCACTCTCGGCCCATTTTGGAGATGGGGCGTTGAAAGCCAATGACCTGATTTCTGGGTTAGTTGGGGCAGTTGTGAAAGATCCCATTCAAGATCAGGTGGTGTGGAAGGAATATTTGGAAACCGTCGTAAAAGAGCGCGATGGCTGGAAAGACTTGTATCGTGCCAGTCGGGAAATGATTTGA
- a CDS encoding HU family DNA-binding protein: MNKGELIDAIAEKASVSKKDADRILTAALETIQEAVSSGEKVTLVGFGTFEPRERSAREGRNPKTGETMTIPATRVPAFSAGKLFKEKVVS; this comes from the coding sequence ATGAACAAAGGTGAATTAATCGATGCGATCGCCGAGAAGGCGAGTGTTTCTAAGAAGGATGCTGACCGGATTTTGACCGCAGCTCTAGAGACGATTCAAGAGGCAGTTTCGTCGGGTGAAAAAGTCACCCTGGTTGGGTTTGGTACCTTTGAGCCGCGTGAACGTTCGGCTCGTGAGGGCCGCAATCCTAAGACAGGCGAAACGATGACGATTCCAGCGACACGAGTTCCAGCCTTTAGTGCCGGAAAGCTGTTTAAAGAAAAAGTTGTTAGCTAA
- a CDS encoding DUF5682 family protein, with amino-acid sequence MPTAHSRVHIFGIRHHGPGSARSLCQSLEALRPDMVLVEGPPDAEAALPLLIHPQMRPPVALLVYVPDNPQRAVYYPFAVFSPEWQALRYALEQQVPVRFMDLPQAHRLAMGGEAGEDVKDNEVAEEGQATEAIAPTPHSPLPQATCQTDPLSLLAQAAGYSDGERWWEHLVEQRQDSTELFAAILEAMVVLRAEVEQTTAWLSPLEPLREAYMRKTIREAEKQGFQKIAVVCGAWHAPALVNMPPAKDDNALLKGLPKCKVETTWVPWTHGRLSMSSGYGAGIESPGWYQHLWDQGERSQQRSPQWGQTQSASKTMDSSICWMTQVARLLRKQDLDASSANVIEAVRLAETLAALRDRPLPGLPELNEATQTVLCFGDPLPMQLIHNQLIVGERLGKVPDETPMVPLQQDLQRQQKRLRMKPDAAETSLDLDLRKPLDLERSQLLHRLRLIHLPWGKPQLLGNTKGTFRESWQLQWKPEFAIRLIEAGVWGNTVESAATAWTCDRSNRANLPELTELIDQTLVANLPSVIAHLMARLQAEAAIASDITHLMAALPPLVNVMRYGTVRQFETEVVGHVVDGLITRICVGLPVASASLDDEAAANLYRLIIAVQGAIGLLQQPNALERWQQVLAKLADQQGLHGLLAGRCCRLLFEAGVFQAEDTARRLGLALSTATEPAHAAHWIEGFLAGSGLLLLHNPTLWQVLDDWVMQLSGDTFTAVLPLLRRTFSTFSASERRQMGERVRQDGERGMANRAWSSPGEWDSHRAEAVLPLIAQLLGVAL; translated from the coding sequence ATGCCAACTGCTCATTCTCGTGTTCACATTTTTGGTATTCGTCATCATGGCCCCGGTTCTGCTCGCAGCTTATGCCAGTCGTTAGAGGCACTGCGACCTGACATGGTGCTGGTTGAAGGACCACCGGATGCTGAAGCTGCTCTGCCGTTGCTGATCCATCCTCAGATGCGTCCCCCGGTCGCCTTACTGGTTTACGTCCCAGACAATCCTCAGCGGGCGGTCTACTATCCCTTTGCTGTCTTCTCACCGGAGTGGCAAGCCCTTCGCTATGCCCTGGAGCAGCAAGTCCCCGTGCGGTTTATGGATTTGCCTCAAGCGCATCGATTGGCGATGGGAGGAGAGGCAGGTGAAGATGTGAAAGACAATGAAGTAGCGGAGGAGGGTCAAGCCACAGAGGCGATCGCCCCGACTCCCCATTCCCCCCTGCCCCAGGCTACCTGCCAGACTGATCCCCTCAGTCTCCTGGCACAAGCCGCAGGCTACAGCGATGGAGAACGCTGGTGGGAGCACCTGGTAGAACAGCGGCAGGACAGCACGGAATTATTCGCGGCGATTCTCGAAGCAATGGTTGTTTTGCGGGCTGAGGTGGAGCAGACGACCGCCTGGTTATCTCCATTGGAACCACTCCGCGAAGCCTACATGCGAAAAACGATTCGCGAGGCGGAAAAGCAGGGCTTTCAAAAAATTGCTGTGGTTTGCGGAGCATGGCACGCGCCTGCACTGGTTAACATGCCTCCCGCTAAAGACGATAACGCGCTCTTGAAAGGCTTGCCCAAGTGTAAGGTGGAGACAACCTGGGTTCCCTGGACACATGGACGCTTGTCTATGAGTAGTGGCTATGGGGCTGGAATCGAGTCACCAGGCTGGTATCAGCATCTCTGGGATCAGGGAGAACGGAGCCAACAGCGATCGCCACAATGGGGTCAAACGCAGAGTGCCAGCAAAACAATGGATAGCTCAATTTGCTGGATGACTCAAGTGGCGCGATTGCTACGCAAACAAGACCTGGATGCCTCTTCTGCAAACGTCATCGAAGCGGTGCGTTTAGCCGAAACCCTGGCTGCTTTGCGCGATCGCCCCCTTCCTGGGTTGCCGGAGTTAAACGAAGCCACACAAACTGTGCTGTGCTTTGGGGATCCGCTCCCGATGCAATTGATTCACAATCAGTTGATTGTCGGTGAACGGTTGGGCAAGGTTCCTGACGAGACGCCGATGGTGCCGCTCCAGCAGGATCTCCAGCGACAGCAAAAGCGATTGCGGATGAAACCCGATGCAGCGGAAACCAGCTTAGACCTCGATTTACGAAAACCCCTTGACCTGGAGCGATCGCAACTGTTGCATCGGCTGAGACTGATCCACCTCCCGTGGGGCAAACCCCAGTTGCTGGGCAACACAAAAGGGACGTTTCGGGAGTCGTGGCAGTTGCAGTGGAAACCCGAATTTGCGATTCGGTTGATTGAGGCGGGCGTTTGGGGAAACACGGTTGAGAGTGCAGCCACCGCCTGGACGTGCGATCGCTCGAATCGAGCGAATTTGCCAGAGTTGACGGAGTTGATTGATCAAACTTTGGTGGCAAATCTGCCATCGGTAATCGCTCATCTGATGGCTCGTCTGCAAGCTGAAGCGGCGATCGCGAGCGACATTACCCATCTGATGGCAGCGTTGCCGCCTTTGGTAAACGTCATGCGCTATGGCACAGTGCGCCAGTTTGAGACAGAGGTGGTGGGGCATGTGGTGGATGGGCTCATTACCCGGATTTGCGTTGGTCTTCCGGTGGCGTCAGCTTCGCTGGATGATGAGGCGGCGGCTAATTTGTATCGGTTGATCATTGCAGTGCAGGGGGCGATCGGGTTACTCCAGCAACCGAATGCATTGGAGCGGTGGCAACAGGTGCTGGCAAAACTGGCAGACCAGCAGGGATTGCATGGGCTGTTGGCGGGTCGGTGTTGCCGATTGTTGTTTGAGGCGGGTGTATTTCAGGCAGAAGACACTGCCCGTCGTCTGGGATTGGCACTCTCTACCGCTACTGAGCCTGCCCATGCTGCCCACTGGATTGAAGGCTTCCTTGCAGGGAGTGGGCTGTTGTTACTGCACAACCCAACTCTCTGGCAGGTTTTGGATGACTGGGTGATGCAACTCTCAGGGGATACCTTTACGGCAGTTCTGCCCCTGTTGCGTCGCACCTTTTCCACCTTTTCTGCCTCAGAGCGTCGTCAGATGGGAGAGCGTGTCCGTCAGGACGGGGAACGGGGTATGGCAAATAGAGCATGGAGCAGCCCTGGCGAGTGGGATAGTCATCGCGCAGAGGCGGTTCTTCCTCTGATTGCTCAGTTACTAGGTGTTGCACTGTGA
- a CDS encoding CBS domain-containing protein, translating to MQLESLSAYLPSLETTIDSQPTLVAPGTPLIEVIARMSQVTQQQCILPTDSNSAAFDSALLQASSAVLVVEQSKLIGIFTEHDLVKLTAAQTQWRDLKIEDVMSHPVVTLTKAPALSLLAALSIFREYKIRHLPVLDEQGNILGLISSGSIRKALQPLNMLKWKQVRDVMTCEVVSAPASTNVLTLTQLMIQHQVSSIVLTQSDIQTGSQSLYAVGLITERDIVQYQALELDLSSLRAEAVMSTPLFQIHPSDPLLKAQQLMQQHRIRRLVVTGEQGELKGIVTQGSLLRVFDPLEMYELLEFLHQTVERRTTELHQINQKLQTEILERELVESHLRETLLKEQELNQFRSYVTAMASHDLRLPLTNISMAAELLQLKGNVISEAKREQYLDRIRLAVKQMNVLLNDIVTISEVESGKLDLNSGTLELVQFCQTLIEEIHLATQSKCVIQFNCGVAEGMTTVDEKVLRQILVNLLSNAVKYSPAGTTVTFDLLTEADHVVFRIQDQGIGIPEKDQEQLFEPFYRASNAHSFEGTGLGLAIVKRCVDAYQGAIALTSQIGSGTLFTIRLPLVVNLSQVSPQ from the coding sequence ATGCAACTTGAAAGCCTATCCGCTTATTTGCCATCTCTAGAGACAACAATCGACTCACAACCGACCCTTGTTGCGCCTGGTACTCCCCTCATCGAAGTCATTGCCCGAATGAGTCAGGTTACCCAACAGCAGTGCATTCTACCGACAGACTCAAACAGTGCAGCGTTTGACTCGGCGTTGTTGCAAGCCAGCAGTGCCGTCTTGGTGGTAGAACAATCAAAACTCATTGGCATTTTTACAGAGCACGACCTGGTCAAGTTAACCGCTGCCCAAACTCAGTGGCGCGACCTCAAAATTGAGGATGTTATGAGCCATCCCGTCGTAACGCTGACAAAAGCTCCCGCGCTCAGTTTACTAGCTGCCCTTTCAATTTTTAGAGAGTATAAAATTCGCCATCTGCCAGTTTTAGATGAGCAGGGAAATATTTTAGGGTTGATCAGCTCTGGCAGCATTCGCAAAGCTCTGCAACCGTTAAATATGTTGAAGTGGAAACAAGTGCGGGATGTCATGACCTGTGAGGTAGTGTCTGCCCCGGCTTCAACCAATGTTCTGACGTTGACGCAATTGATGATCCAGCATCAAGTCAGTTCCATTGTCCTGACTCAGAGTGATATTCAAACAGGCTCTCAATCCCTGTATGCTGTCGGTCTAATCACTGAACGAGATATTGTGCAATATCAGGCTTTAGAGCTTGATCTGTCTAGCCTGCGAGCTGAGGCAGTGATGAGTACTCCTCTATTTCAAATTCATCCCTCAGACCCGTTGTTAAAAGCCCAACAGTTAATGCAACAACACCGCATTAGACGATTAGTTGTTACTGGAGAGCAGGGAGAGTTAAAGGGAATTGTGACTCAAGGCAGTTTGCTGAGAGTATTTGATCCACTGGAAATGTATGAATTGTTAGAATTTTTGCACCAAACCGTCGAGCGACGAACGACTGAACTGCATCAAATCAACCAGAAACTCCAGACTGAAATTTTAGAACGAGAATTAGTCGAAAGCCACCTTCGCGAAACTCTACTGAAAGAACAGGAATTGAACCAATTTAGAAGTTATGTAACTGCAATGGCATCTCATGATCTGCGGTTGCCATTGACGAATATTTCGATGGCAGCAGAGCTATTACAACTAAAAGGAAATGTGATTTCTGAGGCAAAAAGAGAGCAGTATCTCGATCGCATCCGATTAGCCGTGAAGCAAATGAATGTGTTGTTAAACGACATTGTCACCATTAGCGAGGTTGAATCTGGAAAGCTAGATCTCAATTCAGGCACTTTGGAACTGGTGCAATTTTGTCAGACGTTGATTGAAGAAATCCACCTGGCAACCCAGTCTAAGTGCGTGATTCAGTTTAACTGCGGTGTTGCTGAAGGGATGACCACGGTGGATGAAAAAGTCCTTCGGCAAATTCTGGTTAACTTGCTTTCCAATGCAGTTAAGTACTCACCCGCAGGCACAACCGTTACATTTGATTTGCTGACTGAAGCCGATCACGTTGTCTTTCGGATTCAAGATCAGGGAATTGGGATTCCAGAAAAAGATCAGGAGCAATTGTTTGAACCCTTTTATCGTGCCAGCAATGCTCACAGCTTTGAAGGCACAGGCTTGGGGCTTGCCATTGTGAAACGATGTGTAGACGCCTATCAGGGGGCGATCGCCCTCACTAGCCAGATCGGCTCAGGAACCCTCTTTACCATTCGATTGCCGTTGGTGGTCAACCTGAGCCAAGTCTCTCCACAGTGA